The genomic region GGTGCGTTGCGCTACGTGCAGATCGTCGTCGAGCGCGTATCGGGCCGCGTGCAGCTGGTACTGGTCGGCAACGCGACGAGCCCCGAGTCGCTCGCACCCCTTCTCGACGCGGTCAGAAGCGAGCTTGGCGAGCGCCTGCAGGGCCTGTGGTGGAACGGAAATCCCGAGCGGAATAACGCGATCTTCGGACCCCACTGGCAGCACGTCGCCGGTGCCGAGGCGTTGAATGAGACCATCGACGGTGTGGAGGTCTCGACACCTCCCGGTGCCTTTGGCCAGAGCCACCCCGAGTTATTCGAGTCGCTCGTGCAACGCGCACGCGCGGCGGTCCCCGATGCCGCGCGCGTGCTCGAACTCTACGCCGGAAGCGGCGCGATCGGCCTGGGGCTTCTCGCGCGCAGCAAGCAGGTCATCTTCAACGAGCTCTCGGCACACGGCCTGCGTGGGCTCGAACTGGGCCTGGCCGCTCGCCCCGAAGCGGAGCGCGCCCGCGCGAGAGTCCTGCCCGGCGACGCGGTCGACTTTCTTGACGCCGTCGAGGAGTCCGACTGCGTGATCGTCGATCCGCCGCGCCGCGGCCTGGACGCGCGCATCGCAGAGCGGCTCCGCACGTCGACACCGGCCACGCTGGTCTACGTGAGCTGTGGCCTCGACTCGTTCCTGCGCGAAGCCACTGAATGGCTCGACTCGGGCCGGCTTCGCCTGCGCACTCTCGACGCGTTCGCGCTATTCCCGTACACGGAGCACGTCGAGACCCTGGCGGTCTTCGAGCGCTCCTGAAACGCGGCTTCATCTCGACCGCACGCTGCTTGCCGATCAGGTCGGAGGGCCGTCTGTTCGCGAGCCAGAAATCACTGATCTCAACATCGCTAGCTGAGCACTCGGGGAGGGAGTGACTTCCCAGATATCGGCCAGATCGAAACTCGGGCGCAACCTGAGTTGCTCGTAGTAGTTTTTGAGATGGGGTGCCTGGCCATCTCCCCAAAGCGACGGTGCGAGCCCCAACATGGTCAGACGGGCGAGGACACACGTCCAGACGACGTCCGCCAGCGAATAGCTATTCCCTGCCAGGTAACGGGTCTTTTCGAGTTGATCTTCGACGCGCTGCAGTACCTCCGCCAGATGGTTCCGAATCTCGTTGATCTCTGGCACGCTGGCCAGGCTCGCCCGCCAGCGGTGGACGTCCTGGATTTTTGCCTCGTACAACTCGGCAAGATCTGGATTCCTGTTTCGCAATCGGTGCAGCTTTCGCATCCGTAACGGCAGGCTGACCCTCCGGAGGAGGAGACCAAGCGCCCCACCGAAGGTCGCGTAGCTCAGTTCACGCATATGGATGAGGTCCTGCTGCTCGATCCACTGCTCCATGCACTCACGCTCGTACGCTCCTTCCGGAATCAGAGCCGGACCCTCGAAAGCTTCGTCGATGTAGCGAATGATGCGCGCGGAGTCTGTCACGATCGTGTCACCGTGAACCAGAGTCGGAACCACTCCCTTCGGGTTCAACTGCAGGTACCATGGTTCGTAGTTCACCAGTCGAAGCTCGATATCTACGAAATGTTTCTCGTAGGAGACGCGCTTTTCCGCCAGCGCCAGGCGGACTTTTTGCGAGCAGAGTGATCCCGGAAACGCATAGAGCCTAGGCTCGGATCCCATACGATCTCCTTCCGATCAAACTCGACCCAGTGTCAGGGTTTCATCCTAGCATGCGTCCAAATCGTGAAAGGGCTTCAATTCAAGAGTGTCCCTTGAACATCCTCCGGAACTCCATCACGTTCGGAGTTCTGGCCCTCATTGTTGCACTACTCAGCTTCGCCCCACTCCCAACGCCGCCGCGGTCGTGGCGGTCGCCCGGCTCGGGTAACAGTTCTCCGTCGGGTGCCAGGTTCGGGTGCGAGGTTTCCGCTCAACAAGCCGTTTCCGACTGACAGCGAACCGCTTCCCTCGTTCTGCGGCCGTGATACTCTGGCGAAATTGAACGACCTATCTGTCGGATGACTCGGGATCCAAGTGGCCAACCTGGAAACGCTCGCCAATATTGCAGAGATCTTCGGCGCCATCACGATCATCGGCGGCGCGGTCTTCGCGATCGCTCAAATTCGAGAGTTTCGTGCCCAGCGCCGCCTCGCGGTTACCGTGGAGCTGACCCGATCCTTTCAAAATCCCGACTTCGCCGA from bacterium harbors:
- a CDS encoding class I SAM-dependent RNA methyltransferase, which gives rise to MRSQIQPCSHRPPCPGCPRYGEPGIAPQVEERLAELATRAGLPAPIPAEAAALGFRTRARLAVRGRANSPKLGIFQSGTHRIVDIPRCGIHHPSINEAARQLRAAIRACAVAPYADLPHRGALRYVQIVVERVSGRVQLVLVGNATSPESLAPLLDAVRSELGERLQGLWWNGNPERNNAIFGPHWQHVAGAEALNETIDGVEVSTPPGAFGQSHPELFESLVQRARAAVPDAARVLELYAGSGAIGLGLLARSKQVIFNELSAHGLRGLELGLAARPEAERARARVLPGDAVDFLDAVEESDCVIVDPPRRGLDARIAERLRTSTPATLVYVSCGLDSFLREATEWLDSGRLRLRTLDAFALFPYTEHVETLAVFERS
- a CDS encoding glutathione S-transferase family protein, which codes for MGSEPRLYAFPGSLCSQKVRLALAEKRVSYEKHFVDIELRLVNYEPWYLQLNPKGVVPTLVHGDTIVTDSARIIRYIDEAFEGPALIPEGAYERECMEQWIEQQDLIHMRELSYATFGGALGLLLRRVSLPLRMRKLHRLRNRNPDLAELYEAKIQDVHRWRASLASVPEINEIRNHLAEVLQRVEDQLEKTRYLAGNSYSLADVVWTCVLARLTMLGLAPSLWGDGQAPHLKNYYEQLRLRPSFDLADIWEVTPSPSAQLAMLRSVISGSRTDGPPT